A single window of Helicobacter pylori NCTC 11637 = CCUG 17874 = ATCC 43504 = JCM 12093 DNA harbors:
- a CDS encoding alanine dehydrogenase: MTIGLVKESMDLESRVALVPDDVALIVQKGVEVLVENHAGANSGYSNEVYESVGAKIVDSKTAWGQDLVVKCKEPLEHEYPLLKEKATLFSYLDLAYQKSLCEMFIDKKITSICTETIAGPKNDYPILAPMSVVAGRLAAHLVQHYLLALEHVKGFMGKGVMLGGLSGAQRAKIVVVGGGVVGMESAKVLSQMGAKVTILELDYAKLQNHPYYHLYDLEVLSVNEANIIHALNGAVGLVGAVLVTASQTPKVILRRHLKCMQKQGVVIDVACDLGGCIETIHQTSHSNPVYVEEDLLHYGVPNMPGIVAKTSSTAYSHASAPYLLYYLEHGLKGFLTANTKIVANTLGGLSAYNGYITQEGIAKAFNLAFKSPSEILKEL; this comes from the coding sequence ATGACTATTGGGCTAGTTAAAGAAAGCATGGATTTGGAATCACGAGTGGCTTTGGTGCCTGATGATGTGGCGCTAATCGTTCAAAAGGGCGTGGAGGTTTTGGTGGAAAATCATGCCGGTGCTAATAGCGGTTATAGCAACGAAGTGTATGAAAGCGTGGGGGCTAAAATCGTGGATTCTAAAACGGCGTGGGGGCAGGATTTGGTGGTCAAATGCAAAGAGCCTTTAGAGCATGAATACCCTTTATTGAAAGAAAAAGCCACGCTGTTTAGTTATTTGGATCTAGCGTATCAAAAAAGCTTGTGTGAAATGTTTATAGATAAAAAAATCACTTCTATTTGCACTGAAACCATTGCTGGGCCTAAAAACGACTACCCTATTTTAGCGCCTATGAGCGTGGTGGCTGGGAGATTGGCTGCGCATTTAGTCCAGCATTATTTACTGGCTTTAGAGCATGTTAAAGGGTTTATGGGTAAGGGGGTCATGCTAGGGGGGTTATCGGGCGCGCAAAGGGCTAAAATCGTTGTGGTTGGGGGCGGTGTGGTTGGCATGGAGAGCGCGAAAGTCTTAAGCCAAATGGGGGCTAAAGTAACGATTTTAGAATTAGACTACGCTAAATTGCAAAACCACCCCTATTATCATTTGTATGATTTAGAAGTTTTAAGCGTGAATGAAGCCAATATCATTCACGCCTTAAACGGAGCAGTAGGGCTAGTGGGAGCGGTGCTGGTTACAGCGAGCCAAACCCCTAAAGTGATCTTAAGAAGGCATTTAAAGTGTATGCAAAAACAAGGGGTAGTGATAGATGTGGCTTGCGATTTAGGGGGGTGCATAGAAACCATACACCAAACAAGCCATTCTAACCCGGTGTATGTGGAAGAGGATTTGTTGCATTATGGCGTGCCGAACATGCCAGGGATTGTCGCTAAAACGAGTTCTACGGCTTACAGCCATGCGAGCGCACCGTATTTGTTGTATTATTTAGAGCATGGCTTGAAAGGTTTTTTAACAGCCAACACTAAAATCGTGGCAAACACCCTTGGAGGCTTGAGCGCTTATAACGGCTATATCACCCAAGAAGGCATCGCTAAAGCTTTCAATCTAGCGTTCAAATCGCCTTCAGAGATTTTAAAGGAGCTTTAA
- a CDS encoding DNA recombination protein RecN yields the protein MRDFNNAQITRLKVRQNAVFEKLDLEFKDGLSAISGASGVGKSVLIASLLGAFGLKESNASNIEVELIAPFLDTEEYGIFREDEHEPLVISVIKKEKTRYFLNQTSLSKNTLKALLKGLIKRLSNDRFSQNELNDILMLSLLDGYIKNENQAFSPLLGVLEEKFTRLEKLEKERRLLEDKKRFQKDLEERLNFEKMKLERLDLKEDEYERLLEQKKLLSSKEKLNDKIALALEVLENTHKITHALESVGHSAEFLKSALLEASALLEKEQAKLEECERLDIEKVLERLGMLSGIIKDYGSIMHAKERLGHVKNELHNLKEIDHYCETYHKEIEQLKTECLKLCGEIGGFRKEYLAGFNALLSTKAKDLLLKSPSLVLEEAPMSEKGAQKLVLNLQNSQLETLSSGEYSRLRLAFMLLEMEFLKDFKGVLVLDEMDSNLSGEESLAVSKALETLSNHSQIFAISHQVHIPALAKNHILVFKENHKSLAKTLNNEERVLEIARMIGGSENIESAISFAKEKLKAQE from the coding sequence ATGCGAGATTTTAATAACGCTCAAATCACACGCTTAAAAGTGCGTCAAAACGCTGTTTTTGAAAAGCTGGATCTAGAGTTTAAAGACGGCTTGAGCGCGATTAGTGGGGCTAGCGGGGTGGGAAAAAGCGTTCTTATTGCGAGCCTTTTAGGGGCGTTTGGGCTTAAAGAGAGCAACGCTTCAAACATTGAAGTGGAATTGATTGCGCCTTTTTTAGACACGGAAGAATACGGCATTTTTAGAGAAGATGAACATGAGCCCTTAGTCATCAGCGTGATTAAAAAAGAAAAAACGCGCTATTTTTTAAACCAAACAAGCCTGTCTAAAAACACGCTCAAAGCGTTATTAAAAGGTTTGATCAAACGCTTGTCTAACGACAGATTCAGCCAGAATGAACTCAACGATATTTTAATGCTCTCCTTATTAGATGGCTATATTAAAAACGAAAACCAGGCGTTTAGCCCCCTTTTAGGCGTGCTTGAAGAAAAATTCACCCGCTTAGAAAAGCTAGAAAAAGAAAGGCGATTATTAGAGGATAAAAAGCGTTTCCAAAAGGATTTAGAAGAGCGATTGAATTTTGAAAAAATGAAATTAGAGAGGCTGGATTTAAAAGAAGACGAATACGAACGCCTTTTAGAGCAGAAAAAATTGCTCTCTAGTAAGGAAAAATTGAACGATAAGATCGCTCTGGCGTTAGAGGTGCTAGAAAATACCCACAAAATCACGCATGCTTTAGAGAGCGTGGGCCATAGCGCTGAATTTTTAAAAAGCGCTTTATTAGAAGCGAGCGCTCTATTGGAAAAAGAGCAGGCTAAATTAGAAGAGTGCGAGCGTTTGGATATTGAAAAAGTGCTAGAAAGGCTTGGCATGCTAAGCGGGATCATTAAGGATTACGGGAGTATTATGCATGCTAAAGAACGATTGGGGCATGTTAAAAACGAGTTGCATAACCTAAAAGAAATTGACCATTATTGCGAAACTTACCACAAAGAAATAGAGCAATTAAAAACCGAATGCTTGAAATTATGCGGAGAAATAGGCGGCTTTAGAAAAGAATATTTAGCTGGTTTTAACGCTCTTTTAAGCACTAAAGCGAAAGATTTGCTCCTAAAAAGCCCTAGTTTGGTTTTAGAAGAAGCCCCCATGAGCGAAAAAGGTGCTCAAAAACTCGTTTTGAATTTACAAAATTCCCAATTAGAGACTTTAAGCTCTGGAGAATACAGCCGTTTGAGGTTGGCGTTCATGCTTTTAGAAATGGAGTTTTTAAAGGATTTTAAAGGCGTGTTGGTGTTAGACGAAATGGATTCCAACTTGAGCGGCGAAGAGAGTTTAGCGGTCTCTAAAGCCCTTGAAACCTTGAGCAACCATTCGCAAATCTTTGCCATTTCGCACCAAGTCCATATCCCAGCGCTCGCTAAAAACCATATTTTAGTTTTCAAAGAAAACCACAAAAGCCTTGCAAAAACCCTTAATAACGAAGAAAGGGTTTTAGAAATCGCGCGCATGATAGGGGGGAGCGAGAATATAGAGAGCGCGATTTCTTTCGCTAAGGAAAAATTAAAGGCGCAAGAATGA
- the rocF gene encoding arginase: MILVGLEAELGASKRGTDKGVRRLREALSKTHGDVIKGMQTITQERCVLYKEFRYAKNFEDYYLFCKENLIPCMKEVFEKKEFPLILSSEHANMFGIFQAFRSVHKDKKIGILYLDAHADIHTAYDSDTKHIHGMPLGMVLNRVHSGVNRMSESEEKAWQKLCSLGLEKGGLEIDPKCLVYFGVRSTEKSERDVIKELEIPLFSVDAIRENMQEVVQKTKELLKAVGIIYLSLDLDIMDGKLFTSTGVRENNGLSFDELKQLLGLLLESFKDRLKAVEVTEYNPTVSVKHTNEEEKQVLEILDLIINSCKIKDRKQSFARSY; encoded by the coding sequence ATGATTTTAGTAGGATTAGAAGCGGAATTAGGAGCGTCAAAAAGAGGCACCGATAAGGGGGTTAGGCGTTTGAGAGAAGCTTTGAGTAAAACGCATGGCGATGTGATTAAAGGCATGCAAACGATCACTCAAGAGCGGTGCGTGCTTTATAAGGAGTTTAGATACGCTAAGAATTTTGAAGATTACTACCTTTTTTGTAAAGAAAATTTGATCCCTTGCATGAAAGAAGTGTTTGAAAAAAAAGAATTCCCTTTAATTTTAAGCTCAGAGCATGCGAACATGTTTGGGATTTTCCAAGCCTTTAGGAGCGTTCATAAGGACAAAAAAATAGGGATTTTGTATTTAGACGCGCATGCGGATATTCACACGGCTTATGACAGCGATACAAAGCATATCCACGGCATGCCTTTGGGTATGGTTTTAAATCGTGTCCATAGCGGGGTTAATCGCATGAGCGAGAGCGAAGAAAAGGCATGGCAAAAGCTTTGCTCTTTGGGGTTAGAAAAGGGAGGGTTAGAAATTGATCCTAAATGTTTGGTGTATTTTGGGGTAAGAAGCACAGAAAAAAGCGAAAGAGATGTGATTAAGGAATTAGAAATCCCTTTATTTAGCGTGGACGCGATAAGAGAAAACATGCAAGAAGTGGTTCAAAAAACCAAAGAGTTATTAAAAGCGGTGGGTATTATTTACCTTAGCTTGGATTTAGACATTATGGATGGCAAGCTTTTCACTTCTACCGGCGTGCGTGAAAATAACGGGCTGAGTTTTGATGAGCTCAAGCAATTACTGGGCTTGCTTTTAGAAAGTTTTAAAGACAGATTAAAAGCTGTTGAGGTAACCGAATACAACCCCACGGTGAGCGTAAAACACACCAACGAAGAAGAAAAGCAGGTTTTAGAGATCTTGGATCTCATCATCAATAGCTGTAAAATTAAAGATAGGAAGCAATCTTTTGCAAGGAGTTACTGA
- a CDS encoding NAD(+)/NADH kinase translates to MKDSHQTIGVFVRPTHYQNPLFEKLEQAKEWVLKLLEDEGFESFMIDSLDGAKDARLIEKADAFLCLGGDGTILGALRMTHSYNKPCFGVRIGNLGFLSAVELNGLKDFLQDLKQDRIKLEEHLALEGRIGNTSFYAINEIVIAKKKALGVLDIKAYAGHTPFNTYKGDGLIIATPLGSTAYNLSAHGPIVHALSQSYILTPLCDFSLTQRPLVLGAEFCLNFCAHEDALVVIDGQATYDLKANQPLYIQKSPTTTKLLQKNSRDYFKVLKEKLLWGESPSKKR, encoded by the coding sequence ATGAAAGATTCACATCAAACTATCGGCGTGTTTGTGCGGCCCACCCATTATCAAAACCCTCTTTTTGAAAAGCTAGAGCAGGCTAAAGAATGGGTTTTAAAGCTTTTAGAAGATGAGGGGTTTGAAAGCTTTATGATTGATAGCCTTGATGGGGCAAAAGATGCGCGATTGATAGAAAAAGCTGATGCGTTTTTATGTTTAGGGGGCGATGGCACGATTTTAGGGGCTTTAAGAATGACGCATTCTTACAATAAGCCATGTTTTGGGGTTAGAATAGGGAATTTAGGGTTTTTGAGCGCGGTTGAATTGAATGGCTTGAAAGATTTCTTACAAGATCTCAAGCAAGATAGAATCAAATTAGAAGAGCATTTGGCTTTAGAGGGCCGTATTGGAAACACCTCTTTTTATGCGATCAATGAAATTGTGATCGCTAAAAAAAAAGCTTTAGGGGTTTTAGACATCAAAGCTTATGCAGGCCATACGCCCTTTAACACCTATAAAGGCGATGGGCTTATCATTGCCACGCCCCTAGGCTCGACCGCTTATAATTTGAGCGCTCATGGGCCGATTGTGCATGCTTTAAGCCAGAGCTATATTTTAACGCCCTTGTGCGATTTTTCTTTAACGCAACGCCCTTTAGTGTTAGGAGCGGAATTTTGCTTGAACTTTTGCGCTCATGAAGACGCTCTTGTGGTCATTGATGGGCAAGCCACCTATGATTTAAAAGCCAACCAACCCCTATACATTCAAAAAAGCCCCACGACCACCAAGCTCTTGCAAAAAAATTCAAGGGATTATTTTAAAGTGCTTAAAGAAAAGCTCTTATGGGGGGAAAGCCCTAGCAAAAAAAGATAA
- a CDS encoding NFACT family protein, with the protein MKFFLLKKFSEFLNAQTHFSLKRLSASSFLLETFSKEKHAFVVDLSVPYIGLSKKPPESVLKNTLALDFCLNKFTKNAKILQANVIDNDRILEIKSAKDLAYKSENFILRLEMIPKKANLMILDQEKCVIEAFRFNDRVAKNDILGALPPNIYEHQEEDLDFKGLLDILEKDFLSYQHNELEHKKNQIIKRLNTQKERLKEKLEKLEDPKNLQLEAKELQTQASLLLTYQHLIHKHESRVVLKDFEDKECAIEIDKSMPLNAFINKKFTLSKKKKQKSQFLYLEEENLKEKIAFKESQINYVKGAQEESVLEMFMPVKNSKIKRPMNGYEVLYYKDFKIGLGKNQKENIKLLQDARANDLWMHVRDIPGSHLIVFCQKNTPKDEVIMELAKMLIKMQKDAFNSYEIDYTQRKFVKIIKGANVIYSKYRTISLKDT; encoded by the coding sequence ATGAAATTTTTTCTTTTAAAGAAATTCAGTGAATTTTTAAACGCTCAAACGCATTTTAGCCTCAAACGCTTGAGTGCGTCTAGTTTTCTATTAGAAACTTTTTCTAAAGAAAAACACGCCTTTGTTGTGGATTTGAGCGTGCCTTATATCGGTTTGTCCAAAAAACCCCCAGAGAGCGTTTTAAAAAACACTTTAGCGTTAGATTTTTGTTTGAACAAATTCACTAAAAACGCCAAAATTTTACAAGCAAACGTCATTGATAACGATCGGATTTTAGAAATCAAGAGCGCTAAAGATTTGGCTTATAAGAGTGAAAATTTTATTTTGCGTTTAGAAATGATCCCTAAAAAAGCCAACCTCATGATTTTAGATCAAGAAAAATGCGTGATAGAGGCCTTTCGTTTTAATGACAGGGTCGCTAAAAACGATATTTTAGGGGCATTGCCTCCTAATATTTACGAGCATCAAGAAGAGGATTTGGATTTTAAGGGGTTGTTAGACATTTTAGAAAAAGATTTTTTATCCTATCAGCATAACGAATTAGAACACAAAAAAAATCAAATCATCAAGCGATTGAATACCCAAAAAGAACGCTTGAAAGAAAAATTAGAAAAACTAGAAGATCCTAAAAATTTACAGCTGGAAGCGAAAGAATTGCAAACTCAAGCCTCATTGTTGCTCACTTACCAGCATTTAATCCATAAGCATGAAAGCCGCGTGGTTTTAAAGGATTTTGAAGATAAGGAGTGTGCGATTGAAATTGATAAGAGCATGCCCTTAAACGCTTTCATCAATAAAAAATTCACTCTCAGCAAAAAAAAGAAACAAAAATCGCAATTCTTGTATTTAGAGGAAGAGAATTTGAAAGAAAAAATCGCTTTTAAAGAAAGTCAAATCAACTATGTTAAAGGAGCGCAAGAAGAAAGCGTTTTAGAAATGTTTATGCCGGTAAAAAATTCTAAAATCAAACGCCCTATGAATGGGTATGAAGTGCTGTATTATAAGGATTTTAAAATCGGTTTAGGGAAAAACCAAAAAGAGAATATCAAACTCTTACAAGACGCAAGGGCGAATGATTTATGGATGCATGTGCGAGATATTCCTGGATCGCATTTGATCGTTTTTTGCCAAAAGAACACGCCCAAAGATGAGGTCATTATGGAATTAGCCAAAATGTTGATTAAAATGCAAAAAGATGCGTTTAATAGTTACGAAATTGACTACACGCAACGAAAATTTGTCAAAATCATCAAAGGAGCTAATGTCATTTACTCAAAATACCGAACTATTAGTCTAAAGGACACTTAA
- the hcpG gene encoding Sel1-like repeat protein HcpG: MLRGVKKAVFRVLCLGALCLGGLMAEQDSKELIFSGITIYTDKDFTRAKEYFEKACRLNDADGCTILREAYSKVILKGSARENIEKALEHTATAKACKSNDAEKCKDLAEFYFNANDLKNALEYYSKSCKLNNVEGCMLSATFYNDMIKGLKKDKKDLEYYSKACELNYGDGCAILGDIYHNGEGVTQNFKKAFKYYSKACELNNGEGCSKLGGDYFLGESVTQDLKKAFGYYSKACELNEALTCTLVGEFYRDGEGVTKDLKKAFEYSAKACELNDAKGCYALAAFYNEGKGVAKDEKQTTENLEKSCKLGLKEACDILKEQKQ, encoded by the coding sequence ATGTTAAGGGGTGTCAAAAAAGCGGTTTTTAGGGTTTTGTGTTTGGGGGCGTTGTGTTTAGGGGGGTTAATGGCAGAGCAAGACTCTAAAGAGCTTATATTTTCAGGTATCACTATTTACACGGATAAAGATTTCACTAGGGCTAAGGAATACTTTGAAAAAGCTTGTAGATTAAACGATGCTGATGGTTGCACGATCTTAAGAGAGGCTTATTCTAAAGTCATCCTAAAAGGAAGTGCAAGAGAAAACATTGAAAAAGCTCTTGAACACACGGCTACTGCTAAAGCTTGCAAATCAAACGATGCTGAAAAATGCAAGGACTTAGCAGAGTTTTATTTTAATGCAAACGATCTTAAAAACGCTTTAGAATATTACTCTAAATCTTGTAAGTTAAATAATGTTGAAGGGTGTATGCTGTCAGCAACTTTTTATAACGATATGATAAAGGGTTTGAAAAAAGATAAAAAAGATCTAGAATATTATTCTAAAGCTTGCGAGTTAAACTATGGCGATGGCTGTGCAATTTTAGGGGATATTTATCATAATGGTGAAGGCGTAACGCAAAATTTTAAAAAAGCTTTCAAATATTACTCTAAAGCTTGCGAGTTGAATAATGGTGAAGGGTGTTCTAAATTAGGAGGGGATTATTTTCTTGGTGAAAGCGTAACGCAAGATCTTAAAAAAGCTTTTGGATATTACTCTAAAGCTTGCGAATTAAACGAAGCTCTAACATGCACGCTTGTAGGAGAGTTTTATCGTGATGGTGAAGGCGTAACAAAGGATCTTAAAAAAGCTTTTGAATATTCTGCTAAAGCTTGTGAATTGAACGATGCTAAAGGGTGTTACGCTCTAGCAGCGTTTTATAATGAGGGTAAGGGCGTAGCAAAGGATGAAAAACAAACGACAGAAAACCTTGAAAAGAGTTGCAAGCTAGGATTAAAAGAAGCATGCGATATTCTCAAAGAACAAAAACAATAA
- a CDS encoding outer membrane protein has protein sequence MKKFFSKPLLALIVSMNALLAMDGNGVFIGAGYLQGQAQMHADINSQKQATNATIKGFDALLGYQFFFGKYFGLRLYGFFDYAHANSIRLKNPNYNSEVAQLAGQILGKQEIDRLTSLADPKTFEPNMLTYGGAMDVMVNVINNGIMSLGAFGGVQLAGNSWLMATPSFEGILVEQALVSKKATSFQFLFNVGARLRILKHSSIEAGVKFPMLKKNPYITAKNLDIGFRRVYSWYVNYVFTF, from the coding sequence ATGAAAAAATTTTTTTCTAAACCTTTATTAGCTTTGATTGTTTCTATGAACGCGCTATTAGCCATGGATGGTAATGGCGTGTTTATAGGGGCGGGTTATTTGCAAGGACAAGCGCAAATGCATGCGGATATTAATTCTCAAAAACAAGCCACTAACGCTACGATCAAGGGCTTTGATGCGCTTTTAGGGTATCAGTTTTTCTTTGGGAAATACTTTGGCTTGCGCCTTTATGGGTTTTTTGACTACGCCCATGCCAATTCTATTAGGCTTAAAAACCCTAATTATAACAGCGAAGTGGCGCAATTGGCGGGTCAAATTCTTGGGAAACAAGAAATCGATCGTTTAACGAGCCTCGCTGATCCCAAAACCTTTGAGCCAAACATGCTCACTTATGGGGGGGCTATGGATGTGATGGTTAATGTCATTAATAACGGTATCATGAGTTTGGGGGCTTTTGGTGGGGTGCAATTAGCCGGCAATTCATGGCTTATGGCGACACCGAGTTTTGAGGGCATTTTAGTGGAGCAAGCTTTGGTGAGCAAAAAAGCCACTTCTTTCCAATTTTTATTCAATGTGGGGGCTCGCTTAAGGATCTTAAAACATTCTAGCATTGAAGCGGGAGTGAAATTCCCCATGTTAAAGAAAAACCCCTATATCACTGCAAAAAATTTGGATATAGGGTTTAGGCGCGTGTATTCATGGTATGTGAATTATGTGTTCACTTTCTAG
- a CDS encoding SprT family zinc-dependent metalloprotease, which produces MNAYCLTLNNTNIAIEKKDIKHLQISVCPPDGSVHVSCPLALNDESLRLSLIKRLPWIKEQQQNFLNQNRQSQRGMLERESHYLFGKRYLLKIEHTIKKHFVLQSPKYLILHVQKKTSLENRLKVLENYYRQVLREKIQTCINQYEKILNESIQSFRIQKMKRIWGSCNIAKRTLLFNLELAKAPSEGIEYVVVHELLHFKVHHHNEYFRDLLSLYLPDWQRAKASLKETYLERS; this is translated from the coding sequence ATGAACGCTTATTGTTTGACTTTAAATAATACCAACATCGCCATAGAAAAAAAGGATATTAAGCATTTACAAATTAGCGTTTGCCCGCCTGATGGCTCTGTGCATGTGTCTTGCCCCCTAGCTTTAAACGATGAGAGCCTTAGGCTTTCTTTGATTAAAAGACTCCCTTGGATAAAAGAACAGCAACAAAATTTTTTAAACCAAAACAGACAGAGCCAAAGAGGAATGCTAGAGAGAGAAAGCCATTATCTTTTTGGGAAACGCTATTTGTTAAAGATTGAACACACTATAAAAAAACACTTCGTTCTCCAAAGCCCTAAATATTTAATCTTGCATGTCCAGAAAAAAACAAGCTTAGAAAACCGCTTAAAAGTGTTAGAAAACTACTACAGACAAGTTTTAAGAGAAAAAATACAAACCTGCATCAACCAGTATGAAAAGATTTTAAACGAAAGCATACAAAGCTTTAGAATCCAAAAAATGAAACGGATATGGGGGAGTTGCAATATTGCTAAACGCACCCTACTTTTCAATTTGGAATTGGCTAAAGCGCCTAGTGAAGGCATTGAATATGTGGTTGTGCATGAATTATTGCATTTCAAAGTGCACCACCATAACGAATATTTTAGGGATTTGCTGAGTTTGTATTTGCCTGATTGGCAAAGGGCTAAGGCCAGCCTCAAAGAAACTTATTTGGAGCGTTCTTAA